The sequence below is a genomic window from Paenibacillus sp. DCT19.
TATCAGAACAATACGACAGGTCAAAAGACGAAGTAGTGGAGCTTATCCAGTACTTGGGGATTGAGAAAAATACTGTAGCAGACGAAGATAACCTAACAGATGAGCAACGAGAAAAAATTGAACGAGCCGAAGCTTTTTTTGATATTCCACTTGAAGAACTTAAACGTTTTGCTGAACAATATCGTAATAACAAAAAAAATGCACCTTTTCATCTTTCGGAAGGTGATAAGCCTCAAGCACCAGCGAAGGAGTCACCTTCTTCAAAAGATGATGTTTTGAATATGTTAGAAGATATTATTAAGAATTTCACTCCCGATTCAACAGGAGTACATGAAAAAGTCGCTTCCAATAATAATGAGGAGAAAGTAGATTCTGACGAGGATGACTACACAAAGCCATCTATAAATTACGGTGAAAAAATCAAGCAAGCAAAACTACGGAGTGCAAGTGAAATAGAAAAAATTGCAGTTCTTGATGAGCTAACACAAAAAGCAATGAATGCTAAAAAATATTCTTTTGGCTGGTTTAATGCTCTGCTTGAACTTGAATCTTTAAATAGTGGCGAGAATAATGCTAACAGTAGGGAAATTTCTATAACTTTCTCCAAGGTGGAGTTGGATGAAGGGACATCAAGAACTCTTATTTTAAAGCATCCAAACCGTTATATACCTCAATCTATGGAAGACCTTGCAGATATCCCACTTGAATTACATTTTGCTAATCTTCCGACGGTAAAAGTTGCAGTTGAGGTAGTTAGCGTTAAATCATACACGCTAAGAGCGAAATTGCGGACCAATGCGCAGATTGAAGGAGTAGATCTGAATCTCGTTAGAGAAGCAAAAATTGAAGCTAGAAATCCTGTTTTCTTAATAGAAGAGTTGCGGAAAGGGTTCACAAAACTGGATTTCAATGATGATTATGATATGCAAAGCAATCTTTGTGATAATATCGAATTTGTTTTTGGTCCACCTGGAACTGGAAAAACAACACATTTGGCTAGAGAAGTTATTCTGCCATTAATGAAAAAGCCTAATGAATTAAAGGTTCTTGTGTTGGCTCCGACCAATAAAGCAGGAGATGTTCTTACACGACGTCTTATGGATTGTATGGGATCTGATCTTAGTTATACTGACTGGTTAGTACGCTTTGGAGCTACCAACGACAGTGTTATTGAGCAGAGTGGTGTGTTTCGTGACAAGACAACTGATATTCGATCTTTCCCGAGAAATGTCACGGTTACAACAATTGCTCGTTTCCCGTATGACTACTTCTTACCCGATACAAGCACACGACTTCATTTAAATGCTCTTAAATGGGACTACATTATAATTGATGAAGCATCAATGATTTCGCTCGCCAATATCATTTTTCCACTTTACAAAAAAACACCGGAGCGATTTATTATTGCGGGAGACCCTTTTCAGATTGAGCCTATTACTACCAGTGATATTTGGAAAAATGAAAATATATATACTATGGTCCAACTTAACTCGTTTACTGAACCTAAAACCATTCCTCATACTTACCCTATTGAGCTTTTGACTACTCAATATAGAAGTATTCCTGAAATTGGAGAGGTGTTCAGTAAGTTTGCTTATGGTGGAGTACTAAAGCACAATCGAAGTTCAAAAAGTAAGCGCTCGTTGCCTGTTGAGAAATTTATTGATTTTAAGCCTTTAAACATTATTAAGTTCCCAGTCAGTAAACATGAAAGTATCTATCGACCAAAGCGATTACAGAGCAGAAGTAACTATCAGATATACTCAGCATTATTCTCTTTTGAGTTTATAAAACACTTATCTTCAGCTATCCAATCTGATGAAACATTTCGTATTGGTTTAATTGCCCCTTATCGGGCACAGTCAGATTTAATTGATAGGCTATTATCTTCAACTACACTACCAAAAAACGTAGATGTCCAAGTTGGAACGATACACGGTTTCCAAGGAGATGAATGTGATATTATTATCGCATTATTTAATCCTCCTCCATCAATTTCATCTTCCAAGGAAATGTTTCTAAACAAACTAAACATTATAAACGTATCAATCAGCCGTGCAAAGGATTATTTTTTTGTAATAATGCCAGATGATGTAACTGAAAACGTGGGTAATCTCACATTGATTAAGAAGGTTGAGAATTTAATTAAAGAACAGTCTTGCTGGCAGGAACATCACTCTTCTTCAATTGAAGAGTTGGTCTTTGGGAGCAGTACCCACATTGAGGATAACTCATTTTCAACAAGTCATCAGTTGGTAAATGTCTATGGAAAGCCAGAAAAACGTTATGAAGTAAGGAGCGAAGATAATGCTGTTGACGTTCAGATTCATGAGCAGGATTAAAGAGTAACTATTAGTTATTACCAAAGACAAAGAATTATATAAATTATCCAAGAGAGTATCCTTCATCGGATACTCTCTTTTCATATAGATATTCTTTAAAGCCGATTGCCCTGAATTTCAGCGCAGTCGGCTTTTTTACGTTGAAGGGAGGACATGAGATGACCAAGGTAGTCTCCCTGGCTAATCAAAAGGGCGGTGTGGGCAAAACAACAACGGCTGTAAATTTGGGAATCGGCTTGGCTAAGGAAGGTAAGAGGGTGCTACTAGTGGATGCAGATGCGCAAGGAAATTTAACAGATTCCTTGGGCTATCGGGAACCAGATAGCATTTCTGTTTCGTTAGCCACTCTGCTTGTCAAAACGATGATGGAGGATTCTTACGATTCACATGAAGGTATTTTACACTATCAGGAAGGCGTTGCACTCATGCCAGGCAATATTGAGCTGTCGGCGGTTGAGGTGTCCATTGTGAATACGATGAGCCGTGAAACGATTCTGCGCTCATATATCGACCAGGTAAAGTCAGATTACGATTATGTTCTTATTGATTGCATGCCAAGCCTGGGGATGCTGACAATCAATGCCTTGGCAGCGGCAGATAGTGTAATTATTCCGGTACAGGCGCATTATTTTCCAGCCAAGGGAATGGCTCAGCTTTTGCAAACCATTGCTCGTGTGCGTCGTCAAATTAATCCGAAGCTGCCGCTGGATGGCGTGCTGCTTACGATGGTGATATTACGCATGTCGGCATTTATGCCAGGCAATGGAAAGGTCGTCGATGCTTCCTCTAGCCGCGGACAGGTGGTTTCAAGTCCATTGTAATAAGAAGTTTTTAAAAAAGTTTAACTTGTATATTAGAAATAATAGTGGGAAGCATTTATAATCAAATCAACATTTTGCGAGTATGTCCTGCTCTTTGAAAACTGCAGCTAATCCTTTCATTTGAACAATTGTTTTTATAGATTAAAGTACAGAAAAAATATTCTGAAAATGCGATCAACCTAAGTGTGAGCAAGTACACAGAAATTATTTATACTTTTAATACTCTGAAAAGTCCACAATGTATAATAACGAAACAATATAACTAGCCCGGCAAAACTTGTACCGGGCTAACGATTCACAATGTGATATGTGCTAAGAATTTCATCTGAAAATAATTATTAGTAGCTTGAGGTATGGAAATTTACTTATCATTGTACTTTTTACTTAAACGAGAATACTTCAGTTTGGGTTGTGCCTATTTTTGTAGAAGATTAAGCTATAATATAAGTTTTAGCGGGAGAAATCATACCATTGTTCCATAGTGCCAGTACTACATCCATTTGGAAATTATGCGACTTTTGATTTCCTTGCATAATAGCCCTCCACAACTGAAGTGATTTGTATGAAGCGTACTCTTCATTTTCTGTGAGCAGTTGAACAGCTTCAATCGCATGATCTTTGTTAATTGTTTCTTTGAGAGGCTTTTTGATATGTATCTGATGAACACCTTTTACTAAGCCTGCTTCACAAAGCCCTAAAAAAGCACTTTTGGGACATGCCTTGGTTTTAGTTGTGAAAAATTCTGTGGTGGCTTGTTTCCATGCATCTTCCGTATAAAGAACGTCACCTGATTGAATGAGTTCCACTGCTCGAATTGCAGATTTTCCATAATTATTCAAAAAATAACCTCCATCTTCAACCATTCTATAAAAGTTAAATATCTCATTGTAATTATTCGACTTAAAGTAAAAAATACCTCCCTTAATAAATATTTCTTAGCAGATTTAGTCGAAATTTGTAGTATGATTTAGTTTAGCAAGGGTAGCTCGGAACCAAAAGTGGTGTTATAATTAATAATGCATTGCATAGAAGAGGTGATGTCAAATTAAATACTTAACAATTGTAGCTTATTTAGTAGCTATTGTTTCATCAAACGTTGTGACGGCAGGAGTAGCCCCGTTTTTTATCGGTCCCTTCATCATTCCAGCGGGGACTTTTATTATTGGGGCAACATTTATTTTCCGTGATTTTGTGCAAAATTTTGTGGGTCGGCGTAAGACTTACTTGCTTATTTTAATAGCAATGATTTTGTCAGCATTAACATCGTATCTACTTGGAGATACACTCTGGATTGTATTTGCTTCAATTATTACATTTGCGGTATCTGAGACCACAGATACAGAAATCTATTCTCGTCTTAAATTACCTTTTCATTTAAGGGTAGCGTATAGTGGAATTGTCGGTGGAGTCTTAGATAGTATTATTTTCGTTGTTATTGGTTTATCACCATTGGGCGCTAATATTCTTCCATGGAATGCTGTGTTCTTAGCTATCGTTGGTCAAATTATTGTTAAGACATTAGTTCAATTAGTTGCTGCAATTATTGTTAAACAAATTTTCTTTAAGCAAGGAAAAGTTATTTGAAAATAGGGCGTTCTCGCCCTATTTTATATTGTGTTAAAGGATGGGATGTTTTTGTCAAACCGTATTCTTGTTGTGACTTCTTGTACTGGAGAGAAGTTACATAAACCTATAAATCAGCTTGTATTTGACGATTTTCATAATAAAGAAGTATTGAGAAGAAGAGAAGAAGAATTATTGGAATTTAAAGAACGTGCTGATGAAATGTACACTGGTAGTCAACATCTTGCGCTAATGAGTGGTATTAAAGAATACCGTCAACAAGGGGGAGACATTGATCTTTGCATTATTTCAGCGGGTTACGGCCTCTTGAATGAAGATGAACAAATTGTTCCTTATGAAGTAACTTTTAATTCGATGGATTCACAGTCTATAAAAAGATGGGCGCGGGAACTCAAAATTACTCAGGCACTCCAAACAAAAATTGCAGAATATGATCTTATTTTTTTCTTGCTCGGAGATAAATACTTACAAGCTGTGGAATGGCCACTGAAGCTTGATAGCAATCAAAAAGCTATCTTTTTCGCGGGAGCATCCAGTCGTGCTAGAATTTTAAATTGGGATGGTTATCATGTACTAACTATTGGTGAAAAAGAAGCTAAAACCTTTAGATATGGATTAATCGGAATTAAAGGCTATCTTTTTGCACAATTATTAAGAAATGTTATTACAACAGATATTGATCAGAAATGGAGCACCATAATAGATCATCCAGATCAAACTAGATCATTTATTTTAGATTCCATTGCTTCAACTAAACAACTAGAGTTATTTAATGAAACATCGGATAGTGAAGATCTATTAAGGTTTTATAGTGAAATGTTCCCTGTTCCGGATGAATTGGTTGCTATAAATTGTATTGAGGAGCCAAGATTTTATCTTCCAGAGAATGATGACAGGGTAGATCCTAAATATGATTTTATGACTGATTTCTCAGAAAAAAACAGAAATCCATTGGAAAATGATGTGTATGCTCACCAGATATTCGATAGACCACAGTTTGATGGGTTACTTGTCTCTAAAGTAAACATTGATAGTGCTACCAAACAAAAAAATCAGATGATTGAAGAAATGGGTTTGCACGATTTTTATAAACTACCTAGAGAGTATCCTATAATGGGTGATTGCGGTGCTTTTAGTTATATTGATAAAGATGTACCACCGTATACAACCGAAGAAATTATGGATTACTATCATACATTAGGTTTAGATTATGGTGTATCTATTGATCATCTGATAGTTGGCCCATTTCAAAAAGATGAAAACATTCGAAATCAGCGTTATCAATTGACCCTTACGATGGCGGAAGAGTTTTTACGTATGTATAGAGAAAGAAAAGAAATAATGAATTATCAGTTTCATCCGATAGGTATAGTCCAAGGATGGGACCCGCCTTCTTTCCGAAGAGCGGTTGAGCATCTTATTGGATTAGGTTACGATTATGTTGCCTTAGGTGGTTTAGCCAGAGAACAATCAGAAAAAATATATGAAATTTTAAAAGAAATAGCACCTATTATTCCAAGTCCCACGTTTCGAATGCACTTATTTGGTGTTGCACGAGATGTGAGAACAATGGAGGCATTTCATAAGTTGGGTGTGACATCTTTTGACTCTTCTTCACCATTGAGAAGAGCATGGTTAGGAACCGGGCATAATTACCACACCTTAAATGGAAAACACTACACAGCGATAAGAATTCCGGAGGCAAAGGAAACATCTGGACGAGTGAAAAAAATGTTGCAAAATAGTGATGAAATAGGTTTTGCTGAGTATAAAAGACTCGAACAAGAGGCTCTGGGTGCTCTTAGGGAGTTCAGTGCAGGCACAAGAGAGTTAGATTCAACGCTTGAAGCCATACTGGAATATGACAAAATACTTGGTGAAAAGCGTGAAGTTCATGAGGACATGTATAGAGAGGTTCTATCTGAACGACCGTGGGAGCAATGTAATTGTAATATATGCAGGGAAATTGGAATTGATGTAATTGTATTCAGGGGCAACAATAGGAACAGACGAAGAGGCTTCCATAATACCCATGTATATTACAGTCAAATTCAGGAATTAAAGAAACGGTGGAATAAATAGTACGCAAATATGCCTTAGTGTGGTACACTAAGGCATATTTGCGTTGGGGGAAATTCCATGCTCTT
It includes:
- a CDS encoding VUT family protein, with the translated sequence MTAGVAPFFIGPFIIPAGTFIIGATFIFRDFVQNFVGRRKTYLLILIAMILSALTSYLLGDTLWIVFASIITFAVSETTDTEIYSRLKLPFHLRVAYSGIVGGVLDSIIFVVIGLSPLGANILPWNAVFLAIVGQIIVKTLVQLVAAIIVKQIFFKQGKVI
- the dpdA gene encoding tRNA-guanine transglycosylase DpdA is translated as MFLSNRILVVTSCTGEKLHKPINQLVFDDFHNKEVLRRREEELLEFKERADEMYTGSQHLALMSGIKEYRQQGGDIDLCIISAGYGLLNEDEQIVPYEVTFNSMDSQSIKRWARELKITQALQTKIAEYDLIFFLLGDKYLQAVEWPLKLDSNQKAIFFAGASSRARILNWDGYHVLTIGEKEAKTFRYGLIGIKGYLFAQLLRNVITTDIDQKWSTIIDHPDQTRSFILDSIASTKQLELFNETSDSEDLLRFYSEMFPVPDELVAINCIEEPRFYLPENDDRVDPKYDFMTDFSEKNRNPLENDVYAHQIFDRPQFDGLLVSKVNIDSATKQKNQMIEEMGLHDFYKLPREYPIMGDCGAFSYIDKDVPPYTTEEIMDYYHTLGLDYGVSIDHLIVGPFQKDENIRNQRYQLTLTMAEEFLRMYRERKEIMNYQFHPIGIVQGWDPPSFRRAVEHLIGLGYDYVALGGLAREQSEKIYEILKEIAPIIPSPTFRMHLFGVARDVRTMEAFHKLGVTSFDSSSPLRRAWLGTGHNYHTLNGKHYTAIRIPEAKETSGRVKKMLQNSDEIGFAEYKRLEQEALGALREFSAGTRELDSTLEAILEYDKILGEKREVHEDMYREVLSERPWEQCNCNICREIGIDVIVFRGNNRNRRRGFHNTHVYYSQIQELKKRWNK